The sequence GTCAAGTACATTTTCAAAGCGCGCACCTCTGAACGAGTATATACTTTGTGCGTCGTCTCCAACGACCATGAGATTTCCATGTACTTCTGAAAGTAAGTTTACAATTTGAAATTGAACTATGTTAGTGTCTTGAAATTCGTCAACAAGTATCCATTTATATCTGTTTGATTCTTTTAATCTAATTGCTTTGTTGGTAGATAGAATTTGTAAGGTGTTAATTAAAAGATCGTCATAGTCAACCGAATTTTGCTGCATTTTTTCTTGTTGATATTTTATTAGGATCTGTTCTATTAAGCTTTCTTGTTCTAGATATCTTGGATTGTATTTTGCAATAGCTTCTCTTAGAGAACATAGAGTGTTATTCATATAGGAGTTTATGATTAATAGTTGCTTTGCATTTGGAACAGTTTTGCTTTCAGATTTTGGAATTATTTGACTTCTTGCACTTTCCATTACATCTTTTGCATCTTCACTGTCTAGTATTGTAAAGTTTGGTTTTAGTCCTATTATTGTTCCGTATTTTCTTAGAAATAAATTGCATATATGGTGGAATGTTCCTGCAGTGATTCCATCAAGTGTAGAACGTGAAACAAGTTTTGCTCTCTGTAGCATTTCTTTTGCTGCTGCTTTTGTAAATGTAACAAGTAGTATTTCAGAAGGTTTTACACCGGAAGATATTAAGTGGGCTATTTTGTATGTTATCACCCTTGTTTTTCCACTTCCTGGTCCTGCGATTACAAGTGTTTTTCCTTTCGAGTTTACGACCGCTTCATATTGTTCATCGTCAAGTTCGGCTTTAAAATCTATCATTTTTTCATTCCTTTCTTTTATTATTTATTTTTTAGTAGTAATAATAATATATACTAAAAAAGTGGAAAGTTATCTTGAAAAAATTGCATTTATTTGGCATGAATATTTGATTTGTAACTTTCCAAATTTTTGAAAGAAAATTAACCACCGCCTGGAAATAAGTTTTAAAAGTATAGTTTTTTCAGTACTTTTAATGGTAAGAAGTTATACATTGTCTTAAATATTATAATCGATTCAATTGCGTTTTAAATTAGGTGGTAAGAAATTCTCATTTTTGTAAGTAAAATTTCTTACCGCTGGTAAGAAAAACTATATATAGTGTGATTTATTTTCCAAATACCAATATGTAGTAATATAACTTTCCAAATTTTTAACCAATAAGTATTAAACCTTTTTCAATATAAGCCTTTGCAAGAGTTAACATTTGACCCCAACCAAAAGCACATCCGTACCTAATTTCAAGCTCATCAGTATTTTTTACCAATGTATGATCTATTATCGTTATGTATGTTCCGCCATCTACACTTTCTTGAAATTTCATAGTAACCTTGCTTCTAAATCCGTCTTCGTATTCGTACCACCAAAACTCCCAAAGTTTTTCGGGAATT comes from Thermosipho africanus Ob7 and encodes:
- a CDS encoding SRPBCC family protein, giving the protein MLKLPPMKFVEYINAPKNKVWKVFVNENGWDPWFTDGMKMEVKDGGKISFRWKRLTNGEVVTDNGYTVEIIPEKLWEFWWYEYEDGFRSKVTMKFQESVDGGTYITIIDHTLVKNTDELEIRYGCAFGWGQMLTLAKAYIEKGLILIG